The following proteins are encoded in a genomic region of Variovorax paradoxus:
- a CDS encoding dihydrodipicolinate synthase family protein produces MTEPKTPLRTALDGISGILVTPFDDADRIAPDRLGPVVDRAIEAGVHVLVANGNTSEFFGLTMAEAERMVHAAAEHVRGRVPLLGGVGRSVHDACALARASRKAGAAALMVHQLTDPFVAPSGVVTYVRRVADAADGLPVVLYLRDDAIGLPVIEALCRIPQVIGVKWASPTPLRLVQAMAQVADRGLAWVCGLAEPWAPPMYAVGARGFTSGLINVRPDLSVRIHAALAKGDHQLAMELIGGIAAFEELRTHERNGSNVSVVKAALQYAGRDCGAARPPSTWPLPEADLAQLKRLVDGWK; encoded by the coding sequence ATGACTGAACCGAAAACTCCCCTCAGGACCGCCCTGGACGGCATCTCGGGCATCCTGGTGACGCCCTTCGACGATGCGGACCGCATCGCGCCCGACCGCCTGGGGCCCGTCGTCGACCGCGCCATCGAGGCCGGCGTCCATGTGCTGGTGGCCAACGGCAACACCAGCGAGTTCTTCGGCCTGACCATGGCGGAGGCCGAGCGCATGGTGCATGCGGCGGCGGAACATGTCCGTGGCCGCGTGCCCTTGCTGGGTGGCGTGGGGCGCAGCGTCCACGACGCCTGCGCCCTGGCGCGCGCCTCGCGCAAGGCAGGTGCCGCCGCCCTGATGGTGCATCAGCTGACCGACCCCTTCGTCGCGCCCAGCGGCGTGGTCACGTATGTGCGCCGGGTTGCCGACGCGGCGGACGGCCTGCCCGTCGTGCTCTATCTGCGCGACGACGCGATCGGCCTGCCGGTGATCGAAGCCCTGTGCCGAATTCCGCAGGTCATCGGCGTGAAATGGGCGTCGCCCACGCCCTTGCGCCTGGTGCAGGCCATGGCGCAGGTCGCCGATCGCGGCCTGGCCTGGGTGTGCGGACTGGCCGAGCCCTGGGCCCCGCCGATGTATGCGGTGGGCGCCCGCGGCTTCACCTCGGGGCTGATCAACGTGCGGCCCGACCTGTCCGTGCGCATCCACGCCGCGCTGGCGAAGGGGGACCACCAGCTGGCGATGGAATTGATCGGCGGCATCGCGGCCTTCGAGGAATTGCGCACGCATGAGCGCAACGGCTCGAACGTGAGCGTGGTGAAAGCGGCGCTGCAATACGCCGGGCGAGACTGCGGCGCGGCCCGGCCGCCCAGCACCTGGCCGCTGCCGGAAGCGGACCTGGCGCAACTCAAGCGGCTGGTCGACGGCTGGAAATAG
- a CDS encoding Crp/Fnr family transcriptional regulator — MPLPKPRLSASHRAAMERNPWFMSMPRAQREALLGAGELIHVRRGAMMFRQGDPIHAAGGGFYGLLAGTIKISSLRQDGREAILAVLEPGNWFGEITLIDGSPRTHDATALEALDVLVVPPEAFAQQMRDVVFANAIAAMLAARVRMLYGLTEDATLRSLRARVAHRLLVLARGDATQSVHLRRTLMLPQEALAMMLGVTRQTLSKELNALAGEGVIGLGYGRIELLSLDALQALVSSG, encoded by the coding sequence ATGCCGCTGCCCAAACCGCGTCTTTCCGCCTCCCATCGCGCTGCGATGGAGCGCAACCCATGGTTCATGAGCATGCCGCGGGCACAGCGCGAAGCACTGCTGGGGGCGGGCGAACTCATCCATGTCCGGCGCGGCGCGATGATGTTTCGCCAGGGCGACCCGATCCATGCCGCGGGCGGCGGCTTCTACGGCCTGCTGGCCGGCACGATCAAGATCTCGTCGCTGCGGCAAGACGGGCGCGAGGCCATCCTCGCGGTGCTCGAACCCGGCAACTGGTTCGGCGAGATCACGCTGATCGACGGCTCGCCGCGCACGCACGACGCCACCGCGCTCGAGGCCCTGGACGTGCTCGTGGTGCCGCCCGAGGCGTTTGCCCAGCAGATGCGCGACGTGGTCTTTGCCAACGCCATTGCCGCCATGTTGGCCGCGCGGGTGCGCATGCTCTACGGCCTGACCGAAGATGCCACGCTGCGCAGCCTGCGCGCACGCGTGGCGCACCGCCTGCTGGTGCTGGCGCGCGGCGATGCCACCCAGTCGGTGCACTTGCGCCGCACGCTGATGCTGCCGCAGGAAGCGCTGGCCATGATGCTCGGCGTGACGCGCCAGACGCTCTCGAAAGAGCTCAATGCGCTGGCGGGCGAGGGCGTGATTGGGCTGGGCTACGGGCGCATCGAGCTGCTGTCGCTCGATGCGCTGCAGGCGCTGGTCAGCAGCGGATAG
- a CDS encoding HD domain-containing protein, with amino-acid sequence MSERASFKSMQESTREDWQLIGGEFMQFTGGLPARVVRHLQILEGDYGGFPVDRYTHSLQTATRALRDGRDEEYVVCALLHDIGDTLGSFNHPDIAAAILKPFVSEANHWMVQHHGIFQGHYFFHHIGLDRDMRDNFKDHPHYERTAEFCALYDNPAFDPKAETLPISEFEPMLRRLMAQPKHSIYKTVLKEPATA; translated from the coding sequence ATGAGCGAACGGGCAAGTTTCAAGAGCATGCAGGAGAGCACGCGCGAAGACTGGCAACTGATCGGCGGCGAGTTCATGCAGTTCACGGGCGGCCTGCCCGCGCGCGTGGTCAGGCACCTGCAGATTCTCGAAGGCGACTACGGCGGCTTTCCGGTCGACCGCTACACCCACTCGCTGCAGACCGCCACCCGGGCCCTGCGCGACGGCCGCGACGAGGAATACGTGGTGTGCGCGCTCTTGCACGACATCGGCGACACGCTCGGCAGCTTCAACCATCCCGACATCGCGGCCGCCATCCTCAAGCCCTTCGTGAGCGAGGCCAACCACTGGATGGTGCAGCACCATGGCATCTTCCAGGGCCACTACTTCTTTCACCACATCGGGCTGGACCGCGACATGCGCGACAACTTCAAGGACCACCCGCACTACGAGCGCACGGCCGAGTTCTGCGCGCTCTACGACAACCCCGCCTTCGACCCGAAAGCCGAGACCTTGCCGATCAGCGAATTCGAGCCCATGCTGCGTCGTCTGATGGCGCAACCCAAGCACAGCATCTACAAGACGGTGCTGAAAGAACCGGCCACCGCCTGA
- a CDS encoding ABC transporter ATP-binding protein: MTSDFSELRLDGVTRRFAAGKGVQSFTALNALTMTVKRGEFIALLGPSGCGKSTALNCLAGLLPLTDGSIWLDDTRIDVLPPEKRGFGMVFQNYALFPHMSVARNVAFGLAMRGVPAAESAQRVKRALDLVQLNSQAHKLPGQLSGGQQQRVAIARAIVIEPPLVLMDEPLSNLDAKLRLEMRAEIRRIHRELGRSTIYVTHDQDEALSLADRVVVMKDGVSQQIAEPQRIYAEPANLDVARFMGYRNLVELNVRSEGGASVQLAGSGLALTARAMQPLAGGKAMLAIRPEEIDVVSSPVDNSFAARVLNVEYCGHDNIVDVEVAGGLKLIVRTTARLRVGDPVTLAIAPDKALAYPVDAATGTVP, translated from the coding sequence ATGACTTCAGACTTTTCCGAGCTGCGCCTCGATGGCGTCACGCGCCGCTTTGCCGCGGGCAAGGGCGTGCAGAGCTTCACCGCGCTCAATGCCTTGACCATGACGGTCAAGCGCGGCGAGTTCATCGCGCTGCTTGGACCTTCGGGCTGCGGCAAGTCGACGGCCCTCAATTGCCTGGCCGGGCTGCTGCCCTTGACGGATGGAAGCATCTGGCTCGACGACACGCGCATCGATGTGCTGCCGCCTGAAAAGCGGGGCTTTGGCATGGTCTTTCAGAACTACGCACTCTTTCCGCACATGAGCGTGGCGCGCAATGTCGCGTTCGGGCTCGCGATGCGCGGCGTGCCGGCCGCCGAGTCGGCGCAGCGCGTGAAGCGGGCGCTGGACCTGGTGCAGCTGAACTCGCAGGCGCACAAGCTGCCCGGCCAGTTGTCCGGCGGACAGCAGCAGCGGGTCGCGATCGCCCGGGCGATCGTCATCGAGCCGCCCCTGGTGTTGATGGACGAGCCCTTGTCGAATCTCGACGCCAAGTTGCGGCTGGAGATGCGCGCCGAAATCCGCCGCATTCACCGCGAACTGGGACGATCGACGATCTACGTCACCCACGACCAGGATGAGGCGCTGTCGCTGGCCGATCGCGTGGTCGTCATGAAGGACGGCGTGTCACAGCAGATTGCCGAACCACAGCGCATCTACGCGGAGCCGGCCAACCTGGACGTGGCCCGCTTCATGGGCTATCGCAACCTGGTGGAGCTGAACGTGCGCTCGGAGGGCGGCGCGTCGGTGCAACTCGCCGGCAGCGGCCTGGCGCTCACCGCGCGCGCGATGCAGCCACTCGCGGGCGGCAAGGCGATGCTCGCTATCCGGCCCGAGGAAATCGACGTCGTCTCTTCACCGGTGGACAACAGCTTCGCCGCCCGGGTGCTCAATGTCGAATACTGCGGCCACGACAACATCGTCGACGTCGAGGTGGCCGGCGGGCTCAAGCTGATCGTGCGCACGACGGCGCGCCTGCGAGTCGGCGATCCGGTCACGCTGGCCATTGCGCCGGACAAGGCGCTGGCCTATCCCGTCGATGCAGCCACGGGCACGGTGCCATGA
- a CDS encoding ABC transporter permease → MDTHRLLMKLWKSLVALVMGFFIVNVALMVAAVGTSSVARRWLGTWLPDGYTFNWYQTAWKEFQLDSVLWVTIEVVAAVVFLSILIGVPAAYALARRDFRGKNLLMGLFLLPLMIPPITYGIPLATVMYQAHIAGTIFGVILANMIPAVPFMILVMTPFIEQIDVNLESAARVFGANTFKLFWHVLLPLLAPGILAASLLVLVRTIGMFELTFLTAGPDSQTLVVALYYAVFAAGVRAPQSVDAMAMVYMAVTLAWLLIALQFVNPTQLVSRVKEHPKTA, encoded by the coding sequence ATGGATACGCACCGCCTGCTGATGAAACTCTGGAAGTCGCTGGTTGCACTGGTGATGGGCTTCTTCATCGTCAATGTCGCACTCATGGTGGCCGCGGTCGGCACCAGCTCGGTGGCCCGCCGCTGGCTCGGCACCTGGCTGCCCGATGGCTACACGTTCAACTGGTACCAGACCGCCTGGAAGGAGTTCCAGCTCGACAGCGTGCTGTGGGTCACGATCGAGGTGGTCGCCGCCGTCGTGTTCCTGTCGATCCTGATCGGCGTGCCGGCGGCCTACGCGCTGGCGCGGCGCGACTTCCGCGGCAAGAACCTGCTGATGGGGCTGTTCCTGCTGCCGCTGATGATCCCGCCGATCACCTACGGCATTCCGCTGGCGACCGTGATGTACCAGGCGCACATCGCGGGCACCATCTTCGGCGTGATCCTGGCGAACATGATTCCGGCCGTGCCGTTCATGATCCTGGTGATGACACCGTTCATCGAACAGATCGATGTCAACCTCGAATCCGCCGCGCGCGTGTTCGGTGCCAACACCTTCAAGCTGTTCTGGCACGTGCTGTTGCCGCTGCTGGCGCCGGGCATTCTGGCGGCCTCCCTGCTGGTGCTGGTGCGCACCATCGGCATGTTCGAGCTGACCTTCCTGACGGCCGGCCCGGATTCGCAGACGCTGGTGGTGGCCCTGTACTACGCAGTGTTTGCGGCGGGCGTTCGTGCGCCGCAGTCGGTCGATGCCATGGCAATGGTCTACATGGCGGTCACGCTGGCCTGGCTGCTGATCGCGCTGCAATTCGTCAACCCGACGCAGCTGGTCAGCCGCGTCAAGGAACATCCAAAGACGGCCTGA
- a CDS encoding aldose 1-epimerase: MAMHLNVTPETTLRSAALTATLAPAAGGRVTGLSSRATAGERIDWLVPLGDAVRAGGFESTQWPKAGCYPLVPFSNRIRDGRIAGTQGKVQLPLHPGERHALHGVSQQRPWRLEQHAADRATMTYVHGPGDHGWPWAFRAKQAVALDAAGITLSLRVINDDREPMPGGCGFHPYFPARFAHSLQFDARTVWPADAEFLASTPVPIGPADDYASANALPDVECTRYYGGWNGQARMAAADGPAIELLASAALQHLVLHRPGPGAYFCVEPVSHVADAANLTAARADTGWRVLAPGEAMACSLRLSVSSLPRQANDNTRATTRDRPHD, encoded by the coding sequence ATGGCGATGCATCTGAACGTGACGCCCGAAACCACGCTGCGCAGCGCAGCGCTGACGGCAACGCTGGCACCGGCTGCCGGCGGACGCGTCACCGGCCTCAGCTCCCGCGCCACCGCGGGCGAACGAATCGACTGGCTGGTGCCGCTCGGCGACGCCGTCCGCGCCGGCGGCTTCGAATCCACCCAGTGGCCCAAGGCCGGCTGCTATCCCCTGGTTCCGTTCTCGAACCGCATCCGCGATGGGCGCATCGCGGGCACGCAGGGCAAGGTGCAGTTGCCGCTTCATCCGGGGGAACGGCACGCGCTGCACGGCGTCAGCCAGCAGCGTCCATGGCGCCTGGAGCAACACGCAGCTGATCGCGCCACCATGACCTATGTGCATGGGCCGGGGGATCACGGCTGGCCATGGGCCTTTCGGGCCAAGCAGGCGGTGGCGCTCGACGCCGCAGGCATCACGCTGAGCCTGCGGGTCATCAACGACGACCGAGAGCCGATGCCGGGCGGCTGCGGCTTTCATCCCTACTTCCCGGCCCGCTTCGCGCACAGCCTGCAGTTCGATGCGCGAACCGTCTGGCCGGCGGACGCCGAATTCCTCGCGAGCACGCCGGTGCCGATCGGTCCGGCGGACGACTACGCGTCGGCGAACGCCTTGCCCGATGTCGAATGCACCCGCTACTACGGCGGGTGGAACGGACAAGCGCGGATGGCGGCGGCCGATGGCCCCGCCATCGAACTGCTGGCCAGCGCCGCGCTGCAGCACCTGGTATTGCATCGGCCAGGTCCGGGCGCGTACTTCTGCGTGGAACCGGTCTCGCATGTCGCGGACGCCGCCAACCTGACTGCGGCGCGCGCCGACACCGGCTGGCGCGTGCTCGCGCCCGGCGAGGCGATGGCATGCAGCCTGCGCCTGTCCGTCTCTTCTCTGCCCAGGCAGGCCAACGACAACACCCGCGCAACCACACGAGACCGACCACATGACTGA
- a CDS encoding Bug family tripartite tricarboxylate transporter substrate binding protein, whose product MERRFFAALLFGLAAAAGWPVAAQTYPAHPVKLVIPVPPGGSADVVGRLLANAVSAELGQPVIVDNRAGAAGSVGTASALKARADGYTLVQCSIGSCAINSSLYKNVGYDLFKDMAPVILLGASINVLAVNNEAGIRSVKDLVDRARRQPLAYASSGVGASNHLAAELLKKMAGIEMTHVPYKGSGPAITDLIGGQVPVFFDNEPSILPFIKQGKVRALAVTGKTRSVNLPDVPTMEELGFAGFVIEPWYAFAAPAGTPEPAIRRLNTAFNSALNQPAVRDRMVAMGITPAGGAPDVLGRLIRSEYTRWAELIRVQGIKGD is encoded by the coding sequence ATGGAACGCCGCTTCTTCGCCGCCCTTCTGTTCGGCCTCGCCGCTGCTGCGGGCTGGCCTGTTGCCGCACAGACTTATCCAGCCCACCCGGTGAAGCTGGTCATCCCGGTTCCACCCGGTGGCAGCGCCGACGTGGTCGGGCGCCTGCTTGCCAATGCGGTCTCAGCGGAGCTGGGGCAGCCCGTCATCGTCGATAACCGTGCCGGAGCCGCCGGCAGCGTGGGAACGGCGTCGGCGCTGAAGGCGCGGGCCGACGGCTACACGCTGGTCCAGTGCAGCATCGGCAGCTGCGCCATCAATTCGAGCCTGTACAAGAACGTCGGCTACGACCTGTTCAAGGACATGGCGCCGGTGATCCTGCTGGGCGCATCGATCAATGTGCTCGCCGTCAACAACGAAGCGGGCATCCGCAGCGTGAAGGACCTGGTAGACCGGGCCAGGCGCCAGCCCCTGGCCTACGCGTCTTCGGGCGTGGGCGCGTCCAACCACCTCGCCGCCGAGCTGCTCAAGAAGATGGCGGGCATCGAGATGACCCATGTGCCCTACAAGGGATCGGGGCCTGCCATCACCGACCTCATCGGCGGCCAGGTCCCGGTGTTCTTCGACAACGAGCCTTCCATCCTGCCCTTCATCAAGCAGGGCAAGGTGCGTGCGCTGGCGGTGACGGGCAAGACGCGCTCGGTCAACCTGCCGGACGTTCCGACGATGGAAGAACTGGGTTTTGCCGGCTTCGTCATCGAGCCGTGGTACGCCTTCGCGGCCCCGGCGGGCACGCCTGAGCCGGCGATCCGGCGACTCAACACCGCATTCAACAGCGCGCTGAATCAACCGGCGGTGCGCGACAGGATGGTCGCCATGGGCATCACCCCGGCGGGCGGCGCGCCCGACGTGCTCGGCCGCCTGATTCGCAGCGAATACACACGCTGGGCGGAGTTGATCCGCGTGCAAGGTATCAAGGGAGACTGA
- a CDS encoding mandelate racemase/muconate lactonizing enzyme family protein produces the protein MKITQVDTVHAAAYPNILWVQIHTDTGLVGLGETFRGAQAVQAQIHELVAPYLLGKDPLAIEAHSQHLLYGYVGFASSGAETRAASAVDIALWDLFGQVTQQPLYQLLGGAVRERVPVYNTCAGYTYNKAPQRRSVTQASADVAPEGPYEDQVAFVKRPAALAESLLSEGYKAMKIWPFDPFAQASGGQSISARDLDTALAPFREIRRAVGDEMDIMVELHSMWNLPMAVRIAQALEEFKPYWIEDPVQMSNLDTIAEFRSRTRIPVCGSETLATVQPFIQLLKNNAVDYVMLDLGWVGGLSEARKIAALAKAFHKPVAPHDCTGPVVLAASLHLAMSTTNVVLQEVVRAYLGGWYRELVTQLPDVRAGHATVPPGAGLGLALSPALLQRSDVTIRSSKS, from the coding sequence ATGAAGATCACGCAAGTCGATACGGTCCACGCGGCGGCCTATCCGAACATCCTGTGGGTGCAGATCCATACCGACACCGGCCTGGTGGGCCTGGGGGAAACCTTTCGTGGCGCGCAGGCCGTGCAGGCGCAGATCCACGAGCTGGTCGCACCCTACCTGCTGGGAAAGGATCCGCTCGCCATCGAAGCCCACAGCCAGCACCTGCTGTACGGCTATGTCGGCTTTGCCAGCAGCGGCGCCGAAACGCGCGCCGCTTCGGCGGTCGACATCGCGCTGTGGGATCTGTTCGGCCAGGTCACGCAACAGCCGCTCTACCAGTTGCTCGGCGGCGCCGTGCGCGAACGCGTTCCGGTCTACAACACCTGCGCGGGCTACACCTACAACAAGGCCCCGCAGCGTCGCTCGGTGACGCAGGCCAGCGCCGACGTCGCGCCCGAAGGGCCTTACGAGGACCAGGTTGCATTCGTCAAGCGCCCCGCGGCGTTGGCCGAAAGCCTGCTGTCCGAGGGCTACAAGGCGATGAAGATCTGGCCCTTCGATCCCTTCGCCCAGGCCAGCGGCGGGCAGTCGATTTCGGCCCGCGACCTGGACACCGCGCTCGCGCCATTCCGGGAAATCCGGCGCGCTGTCGGCGACGAGATGGACATCATGGTGGAGCTCCATTCGATGTGGAACCTGCCGATGGCCGTGCGGATCGCGCAGGCGCTCGAGGAGTTCAAGCCTTACTGGATCGAGGACCCGGTCCAGATGTCCAACCTGGACACAATCGCCGAATTCCGTTCGCGCACGCGCATTCCGGTCTGCGGCAGCGAGACGCTGGCCACCGTCCAGCCATTCATCCAGCTGCTCAAGAACAATGCGGTGGACTATGTGATGCTGGACCTGGGCTGGGTCGGGGGTCTTTCCGAAGCCAGAAAGATCGCGGCCCTCGCGAAGGCCTTTCACAAACCGGTCGCGCCGCATGACTGCACCGGCCCGGTCGTGCTCGCGGCGTCGCTCCACCTGGCGATGAGCACGACCAACGTGGTGCTGCAGGAAGTGGTGCGCGCCTACCTGGGAGGCTGGTATCGCGAGCTCGTGACGCAGCTGCCCGATGTCCGCGCCGGCCATGCGACGGTTCCGCCCGGCGCGGGCCTGGGCCTGGCGCTGTCGCCGGCGCTGCTGCAGCGGTCTGACGTCACCATCCGCAGTTCGAAGTCGTGA
- a CDS encoding ABC transporter permease: MSRTAVPKANSTAAEGEGTPVTSASPSSFDRSLLLLVPATLFMVVLFVYPFLYGLQLSFRPMEGNWLANYTQFFTTDNLRDTVWTTLKLAIPATVINVGVALPIAYQMRRSSRFQKLITTLLVIPLTLGTVLIAEGMLGYFGPKGWLSQSLQWLHVYEGPIRLTHNYWGVLISLIISGFPFAFLLTLSYITGIDPNLPRAASTLGATPWNQFRHIYLPLLVPGLAMAFALSFVQAFSVFPSAVLLGSPAGATRVISIAAYEAAFERYDYSMASAVAMLMGVVQLIVVAAVLGARGMFYRGPVSGGKG; the protein is encoded by the coding sequence ATGAGCCGCACGGCCGTTCCGAAGGCGAATAGCACCGCAGCCGAAGGCGAAGGTACTCCAGTGACCAGCGCCAGCCCGTCTTCGTTCGACCGGTCCCTGCTGCTGCTGGTGCCGGCGACGCTGTTCATGGTGGTGCTGTTCGTCTATCCGTTTCTCTACGGCTTGCAGCTGTCGTTCCGTCCGATGGAAGGCAACTGGCTGGCGAACTACACGCAGTTCTTCACCACCGACAACCTGCGCGACACGGTGTGGACCACGCTCAAGCTGGCCATTCCCGCCACCGTGATCAACGTCGGCGTGGCGCTGCCGATCGCCTATCAGATGCGCCGCAGCAGCCGCTTCCAGAAATTGATCACCACCTTGCTGGTCATTCCGTTGACGCTGGGCACCGTCCTGATCGCCGAGGGCATGCTCGGCTACTTCGGCCCGAAGGGCTGGCTGTCGCAGTCGCTCCAATGGCTGCACGTCTACGAAGGCCCGATCCGGCTGACGCACAACTACTGGGGCGTGCTGATTTCGCTGATCATTTCGGGCTTCCCGTTCGCGTTCCTGCTCACGCTGTCGTACATCACCGGCATCGACCCCAACCTGCCACGCGCCGCCTCGACCCTGGGCGCAACGCCGTGGAACCAGTTCCGGCATATCTATCTGCCGCTGCTGGTCCCGGGGCTGGCGATGGCCTTCGCGCTGTCGTTCGTGCAGGCCTTCTCGGTGTTTCCGTCAGCGGTCCTGCTCGGATCGCCGGCCGGTGCCACCCGAGTGATCTCGATCGCGGCGTATGAGGCCGCCTTCGAGCGCTACGACTATTCGATGGCTTCGGCCGTCGCGATGCTGATGGGCGTGGTGCAGCTGATCGTCGTTGCCGCGGTCCTGGGCGCGCGCGGAATGTTCTATCGGGGCCCCGTCTCCGGCGGCAAAGGTTGA
- a CDS encoding class II aldolase/adducin family protein, which translates to MNANSQSEIQKLVSAEEWQLRIDLAACYRLVALYGWSDLVFTHISARIPGPEHHFLINPYGLMFDEITASSLVKVDQQCNKMIDSPYPVNPAGFVIHSAVHAAREDIQCVLHTHTRAGIAVSAQKNGVLPISQQSTFVLASLAYHDYEGVAFRDDEKPRLQADMGHANFLMLRNHGLLTCGKTIADAFLSMYTFENTCQIQIAAQSGGSELTQVNPKIVEGVGQAMKVQTGGLGGQFVWPSLIRKLDRIDDSYKQ; encoded by the coding sequence ATGAACGCCAACTCCCAATCCGAAATTCAGAAACTCGTCTCCGCCGAAGAGTGGCAACTGCGCATCGACCTCGCAGCCTGCTATCGCCTCGTAGCGCTCTACGGATGGAGCGACCTGGTGTTCACGCACATCAGCGCGCGCATTCCCGGCCCCGAGCACCACTTCCTGATCAACCCCTACGGCCTGATGTTCGACGAGATCACCGCGTCGAGCCTGGTCAAGGTCGACCAGCAGTGCAACAAGATGATCGACTCGCCCTACCCCGTGAACCCGGCCGGCTTCGTGATCCACAGCGCCGTGCATGCCGCGCGCGAAGACATCCAGTGCGTGCTGCACACCCATACCAGGGCCGGCATCGCCGTGAGCGCGCAGAAAAATGGCGTGCTGCCCATCAGCCAGCAATCGACCTTCGTGCTGGCCTCGCTGGCTTACCACGACTACGAAGGCGTGGCCTTCCGCGACGACGAAAAGCCGCGCCTGCAGGCCGACATGGGCCACGCCAACTTCCTGATGCTGCGCAACCACGGCCTCTTGACCTGCGGCAAGACCATTGCAGACGCCTTCCTTTCGATGTACACCTTCGAGAACACCTGCCAGATCCAGATTGCGGCGCAGTCGGGCGGCAGCGAACTCACGCAGGTGAACCCGAAAATCGTCGAAGGCGTGGGCCAGGCGATGAAGGTCCAGACAGGCGGCCTGGGCGGGCAGTTCGTCTGGCCGTCGCTGATCCGCAAGCTCGACCGCATCGACGACAGCTACAAGCAATAA
- a CDS encoding ABC transporter substrate-binding protein yields MNSSRRTLLGKACGALLLGSGVSLPALSQSTKAAAGARVVLLGQSVPLTGAAGEIGLAFAAGSRLAVSDFNERNAASGLQLKLLQLDDGYDAARATANARTLLGADKADMLFGFVGTASSDAGAAVAAQQGNLLFAPFAASDSLREAAHPNVFHVRPGMIDEALKIVRQCATVGQTRIALVGDDDAMGRAGLAAVQQAIAELKVPALVATALVPAGGDKLDAALKTVQQQTPQAIVLVSLSGTTANAIRKLRKSGYTGSFMAFSIVGIDPLYAELGKDIGGIVISQVVPSPRPSAIPIVKEYRAAVDNSDQTPSYEGLEGFIAAKVVGEAVRRAGRGFTTASLQRVMTAMTDYDVGGFRVNLRPGLRDPSRNIDLISISADGRVLR; encoded by the coding sequence ATGAACAGCTCTCGAAGAACCCTACTGGGCAAGGCGTGCGGCGCACTGCTGCTGGGCAGCGGCGTTTCTCTTCCGGCTCTCTCGCAATCCACCAAGGCGGCCGCGGGCGCCCGGGTCGTGCTGCTGGGCCAGTCGGTCCCACTGACCGGCGCGGCCGGCGAAATCGGCCTGGCCTTCGCGGCCGGGAGCCGGCTGGCCGTGAGCGACTTCAACGAGCGCAATGCGGCCAGCGGCCTCCAGCTCAAGCTGCTGCAGCTCGACGACGGCTACGACGCCGCCCGTGCCACCGCCAATGCCCGCACCCTGCTCGGCGCCGACAAGGCCGACATGCTGTTCGGCTTCGTGGGCACCGCGAGCAGCGATGCCGGAGCGGCCGTGGCCGCGCAGCAGGGCAACCTGCTGTTCGCGCCTTTCGCCGCTTCCGACTCGCTGCGCGAGGCGGCCCACCCGAACGTGTTTCACGTGCGCCCCGGCATGATCGACGAGGCCCTGAAGATCGTGCGCCAGTGCGCGACCGTGGGGCAGACGCGCATCGCGCTGGTAGGTGACGACGACGCCATGGGGCGCGCCGGCCTGGCCGCCGTGCAGCAGGCCATCGCCGAACTCAAGGTCCCCGCGCTGGTGGCCACCGCCCTGGTTCCCGCCGGTGGCGACAAGCTCGACGCGGCGCTGAAGACGGTGCAGCAGCAAACGCCGCAGGCCATCGTGCTGGTGTCGCTCTCGGGCACCACGGCCAACGCGATCCGCAAGCTGCGCAAGAGTGGCTACACCGGCAGCTTCATGGCCTTCTCGATCGTGGGCATCGACCCGCTCTATGCCGAGCTCGGCAAGGACATCGGCGGCATCGTGATCTCGCAGGTGGTGCCGTCGCCCCGGCCCTCGGCCATTCCCATCGTCAAGGAATACCGCGCCGCCGTCGACAACTCCGACCAGACGCCGTCGTACGAAGGCCTCGAAGGTTTCATCGCGGCCAAGGTCGTGGGCGAAGCGGTGCGCCGCGCGGGCCGCGGCTTCACCACCGCGAGCCTGCAGCGCGTGATGACCGCGATGACCGACTACGACGTGGGCGGCTTCCGCGTCAACCTGCGCCCCGGTTTGCGCGACCCGTCGAGAAACATCGACCTGATCAGCATCTCGGCCGACGGGCGGGTGTTGCGCTGA